The following coding sequences lie in one Lolium perenne isolate Kyuss_39 chromosome 2, Kyuss_2.0, whole genome shotgun sequence genomic window:
- the LOC139835677 gene encoding uncharacterized protein, producing MIKELLRIGSQFVGYREYAARAEEKLSEANERVDALAQKLEQSEAARKKAELAASKAKAEVDEAKVKAASVEELQRRLKDAESALDEQKTAQTVREQEIIKRLKSQSRPQTNQDFDLENPVNDPLLDALSLLEFHGREIREGVANASASLSALFPYFFPKKEEPSTFLALAKLFNSSEDLGLKMRQENMKVAVESTVALVADSQPYA from the exons atgatcaaagagcttcttcggatcgggtcccaatttgttgggtaccgtgaatatgccgccagagccgaag aaaaactttcagaggccaacgaacgtgtcgacgcacttgctcaaaaactcgagcaaagtgaggcggctcgcaagaaagctgaacttgctgctagcaaagccaaggccgaggttgatgaagccaaggtgaaagctgctagtgtcgaggagctgcagagaaggctcaaagatgccgaatctgccttagatgagcagaaaactgcacaaactgtgcgtgaacaagagatcatcaagcgtctgaagtcgcaaagtcgac cccaaacaaaccaagattttgatctggagaatcccgtcaatgaccctctccttgatgcactttctcttctggagttccatgggcgcgaaattcgtgaaggcgtggccaatgccagtgcaagtttgtcggcgttgttcccctacttcttcccgaagaaagaggaaccttcgactttccttgcccttgccaagcttttcaattcgtcggaagacctgggattgaagatgcgtcaggagaatatgaaggttgctgt